The DNA region CTAATATTCGACTAATTACTGTTCAAATAAGGAATATGCTTGCGAAATTAATGACTCAAATAAACTATTCAGATCCAATTATTTCTATAGTATACGATGATTTATTTGCTTTTCCGTATAAAAATTTTGATAATTTACGGCGTGGTGATGAAATTATTATTCGTTATGCTAGTGCTAGAAAAGGATTGAGTGAATCGATAGGTATTGTTCATAAAATGTCTAATGATATGGTACTAGTCAAAGATATCAATAAAAGAGTTGAGGTTGGCGATAAAATTATTAGAGGTACACCTCATAGAAATCGTTTTTATTTTAATATTGGTCTCATCGTTCCAATACTTGGTGAAAGTGTTTTGTCAGCCAAAAGTGATAATAAGATTTGGGAGTCTTCTCGTTATTGGCCCGCAGGATTTAAAATTGAAGGAGAATATGAGAGATTTTTACCTTATCGACTGGTATCTACCACAGCATTTGGAATAAATATGGATAGAACTGTTGGCACTTATTTGATGACAGGTATTGGTTATAGATTGTTCAAGAATTCATGGGAGTTTGTCCCCTATATTCGTCTAGGTGTTCTTTATAATACGATAGGATTGAATAATATAGAAGGTGATGCTGGTAATTTGCAAGGATTTTCTTTGAGATTTGGAGCTAATATAGGAATAAACATAGTAAAAAGAATAGATTCTGGGATGTTCGTGGGCTTGGATATAGGATTGCAATATTTTCCTTTTGAATCCGTATCTGTACTTGTTGACTCTAAGAAGATTACACCAGAATGGAAAAACAAAAATGGATATTCGAAAGATTTCTCAATGACAGAATTATATCCCTATCTTAGTTTAAAAATAGGATGGATATTTTAATTTAAGTATATTTATATAATAACCGATAAAATAAGTACAAGTATAACATTGTAAACACAAATTTTTCGGAGTAAATTTGCATGAAAATAACTTTTTGGGGTGTCAGAGGCACATTACCAACTCCTGATTTGGATAAAATGAAAACAGGTGGGAATACAACTTGTGTTGAAGTTCGAATTAATAACAATATAATAATTTTTGATGCTGGAACAGGTATAGTGAATTTGGGAAGATCCTTACTCAAGGAATTTGAAGGAAAACAACTACCTACTATTTATATTTTTTTAACACATACGCATTGGGATCATTTGGATGGATTTCCTTTTTTCAGTGTACTGTTTTGTAAAGATGTGCAGGTAAAAATTTATGGTCCAATGGGTAAAAATAGACGATTAGAAGAATTGATTTGTACACAAATGGATGATGATTTTTGCCCTATTAGTTATACAAAATTACCAGCATTTATTGATTATTTTGAAATAGGTGAAGAAGAGATACAATTACCGAATGATATAAAAATTATTTCTAAAAAACATATTCATCCTGGGGGAGCGTATAGCTATCGTTTGGAACATAATAATAAAGTTTTTGTTTTTAATACAGATATAGAACATTATAACACTCGATTAGATCAAAGAGTTGTCGAAATATCTCAAGATGCAGATCTTATGGTTCATGATGCTCAGTATACAGAAGATCAAATTGAAGATCATATAGGATGGGGACATTCTACTTGGCAGCAAGCTGTTGAAGTTGCAAATCTTGCTAATGTTAAAATGCTTGGTTTAACACATCATGATTTGGAAAGAACTGATAAAGAAATAAATGTTTTAGAAAAAAAAGTAAAGAAAGTTTTTGAAAATTCTTTTTTCTGTAGAGAAAAAATGAGTATAGAATTATAACAATACTATTAAATTTTAAAAGCTTTGTGAAAATTATTTTTGACAATTAAAGATAGTTCTTCTATAGGAATATTTCTTAAATTAGCAAAGAATTGATAAGTGTGTTGCACATGATTTGGAATATTAGATTTATGCCTTACAGGAACAGGGCTTAAGTAAGGGCTATCTGTTTCAAATAGAATTCTATCCAAAGGAATCATTTGAGCCACTTCTTGAAGTTCTACAGATTTTTTATAAGTAAGAAGACCTGAAAAAGAAATATAATCACCACGATCAAGAACTAATTCAGCTTCTTTAATACCATAACTAAAACAATGAATAATAGCTGGAGTTTTGTACTTCATTAGGGAATGATAAGATTCTTTAAAACTCATGCGAGAGTGGATAATAACAGGAAGTTGTAATTCTTCTGCAAGAGCTAATTGCTTTTCAAAAAGAGATTCTTGAGCTATAGGAGTTCCATAACTATCATCTTTGAAGTCAATTCCTATTTCACCAAGAGCAACATGCTTATAATTAATGAGAACTTTTTTTAATTTTTCTATTTCTTGATCCTCATTAAAATTGAGTATATTTGCACGATTAGGATAAATACCAGTTGCAAAATATATATTATTATGTGAAGAAAGTTTAGGATAGTTTTGTAAAAATTCATCTGCATCTAAAGAAATATGAACAATAAGCTCTAAGTTGCTATCAAATAAAAAATTAAAATCAATTATTTGTTGATCTGTAGATAAATTTTGTAAAACATAATCAAGATGTGCGTGAGTATCTATAAACATAATAAATCCTTATCATATAATTTGTTTATTATATATAGGATTATTACAAATAATCAATTTTTGTATACCTTGTTAAATCATTGACAATATATACAAAAAAAAGTATAATGCGTTATAATTAAAATAATTTTTAATACATTATAAATTAGAATTAATATGGAATTTAATGGAACATTATTATGGGGAAAGTATGAGTATTATTAAAAAAGAATCACTCAAAATTGATACTATTATACCAAAACAAGATCTTCGTTTCTTTGATCAAGAAAAATTAAATAAAAGTTTTTTATTAAGATTAAAAAAGCTTTGGATAGAGCTCAAGACTAAAATTCATAATTTTGGAGTACAGCGTTTGTCAATAATGTGTACCCCTCATATTGGTATTAGAGGTTTTACAATTCACCTCTCTAACTATTTATTATTGTTTATTGGCATTGTTTGCTCTATTACTCTTCTTTCTGTAACTTATATTTTGGCTCAAGGGCATCAAAGTGCAAGAACTCAAATTCGTTTGGTAGTAGAAAATGATGCTTTGGAAGAAAAAATATTTTTAGTATCCGAAACAGTTGAGTCACTTTCAGAGTATTTTTCAAAATTTCGTTTAGAAGTGGGTTCTATTATCACTCCTGTATCTGAATCCTCTCTTATTACAACACTTAACGATCCTATGATTTCTATAGAATCTAATGCATCAACTCCTAAAGAAATAGTACAACTACAAAAATTAGAAAAAGAATTAGATGTCACAAAAGAGAAAATATTTCATGTTGGTAACTTTATGCAAGAAAATAAAAGAGTGTTAAGAGAAATGCCTTCTATTTATCCACTTGCAACGAGAGCTCGAATCACTTCTCGTTTTGGACTTCGCAGGAATCCTTTTGATCAGCGTGGTATAGAAGGACATGAAGGTTTGGATCTTGCAACATTACCTGGAACACCTGTATATGCTGGAGCTGATGGTATTATTATTAAATCTGGTGTTCAAGGTGGATATGGTAATTTTATTGAAATTCAACATAAATATCAATTTAGAACAAGATATGGACATTTACAAGGTTTTGCAGCACAAACTTATGCTGGAGCTCGCGTTAAACAAGGCCAAGTTATTGGTTATGTAGGAGCAACAGGACGCGTAACAGGATACCATTTGCATTATGAAGTGCTTATTGGTAATAATCGTGTAGACCCAGAACCATTTGCAATGATGTTAAGGTAATATAATAGGATAGTATTTAAATATATACTATCCTATTTTGGATTCGAATGATCAATAATATTGGGAAAATTGAGGGAGTAACAAATGAGTTGTGTTTCTATAGGAATTAAAGATAATGATTTGTATGTTGTTATTGAAGGGAAAGGAACAGCTGAATATTGTTCAGAATTGAATGGCTATATTCAAAATTATTTTTCTTCAATGGATATAGATCATATTTATTTCGATACAAAAAATGCGATTTATTTAGATAGTTCTTTTATTGGTATTATTTTATCTGTGAAGAAAAAATTATCTTCAAAAGAAAAAAGTGTATGTTTACTTAATCCCAGTGATAAAATAGTAGATGTTTTTCAACTTATGGGTTTAGAGTCCTTTGTTCCATCTATATATGATCAAAAAATA from Spirochaetota bacterium includes:
- a CDS encoding TatD family hydrolase, with amino-acid sequence MFIDTHAHLDYVLQNLSTDQQIIDFNFLFDSNLELIVHISLDADEFLQNYPKLSSHNNIYFATGIYPNRANILNFNEDQEIEKLKKVLINYKHVALGEIGIDFKDDSYGTPIAQESLFEKQLALAEELQLPVIIHSRMSFKESYHSLMKYKTPAIIHCFSYGIKEAELVLDRGDYISFSGLLTYKKSVELQEVAQMIPLDRILFETDSPYLSPVPVRHKSNIPNHVQHTYQFFANLRNIPIEELSLIVKNNFHKAFKI
- a CDS encoding M23 family metallopeptidase encodes the protein MSIIKKESLKIDTIIPKQDLRFFDQEKLNKSFLLRLKKLWIELKTKIHNFGVQRLSIMCTPHIGIRGFTIHLSNYLLLFIGIVCSITLLSVTYILAQGHQSARTQIRLVVENDALEEKIFLVSETVESLSEYFSKFRLEVGSIITPVSESSLITTLNDPMISIESNASTPKEIVQLQKLEKELDVTKEKIFHVGNFMQENKRVLREMPSIYPLATRARITSRFGLRRNPFDQRGIEGHEGLDLATLPGTPVYAGADGIIIKSGVQGGYGNFIEIQHKYQFRTRYGHLQGFAAQTYAGARVKQGQVIGYVGATGRVTGYHLHYEVLIGNNRVDPEPFAMMLR
- a CDS encoding MBL fold metallo-hydrolase; the protein is MKITFWGVRGTLPTPDLDKMKTGGNTTCVEVRINNNIIIFDAGTGIVNLGRSLLKEFEGKQLPTIYIFLTHTHWDHLDGFPFFSVLFCKDVQVKIYGPMGKNRRLEELICTQMDDDFCPISYTKLPAFIDYFEIGEEEIQLPNDIKIISKKHIHPGGAYSYRLEHNNKVFVFNTDIEHYNTRLDQRVVEISQDADLMVHDAQYTEDQIEDHIGWGHSTWQQAVEVANLANVKMLGLTHHDLERTDKEINVLEKKVKKVFENSFFCREKMSIEL
- a CDS encoding STAS domain-containing protein — its product is MSCVSIGIKDNDLYVVIEGKGTAEYCSELNGYIQNYFSSMDIDHIYFDTKNAIYLDSSFIGIILSVKKKLSSKEKSVCLLNPSDKIVDVFQLMGLESFVPSIYDQKILCEKCSVEIHKKLENTISDIKLLLDSHKTLMSTSSENHKRFALVEKVFQKELDQKQYHN